Below is a genomic region from Henckelia pumila isolate YLH828 chromosome 3, ASM3356847v2, whole genome shotgun sequence.
CCAAGGCAAGACCAAGACGCGAAAACCCCTCTTGTCGGCCTCCCAAGCATGGAAGGCGATAAAAGGTCGCGAAGAAGTTTACCTAGCTATGGTGAGCGAGGTAAAAGAAGAGCCAGAGCTCCAACTAGAAGACCTTCCGATTGTACGAgagtttccggatgtctttccggaggaacTGCCCGGAATGGTTCCAGACCGAGAGATTGAATTTGAAATTCAGCTAGAGCCTGGTGCTGCTCCGATTTCGAAAGCtccttaccgaatggcaccaGCGGAACTCAAGGAATTGAAAGAGCAACTACAAGAGCTGCTAGACAAGAAGCAAATTAGACCGAGTGCATCCCCGTGGGGAGCCCCAGtcttatttgtcaagaaaaaagatggaAGCATGAGAATGTGTATAGATTACAGAGAGCTCAACAagatcacaatcaagaacaaaTATCCTCTTCCAAGGATAGATGACTTATTTGATCAACTTAAAGGAGCTACTGTTTTCTCCAAACTAGATCTGCGATCGGgctatcaccagttgaaggtcaAGACAGGAGATGTTCAAAAAACGGCTTTCCGAACAAGATATGGGCACTACGAATTTTTAGTAATGCCGTTCGGCTTGACAAATGCCCCTGCAGCATTTATGGACCTCATGAACCGAGTGTTCAAACAGTTTCTTGATAGGTTCGTGGtggtttttattgatgatatcctcGTATACTCACCTAGTGAAGAGGATCACAAAGAACATCTTCGTATTACACTGCAAACCTTAAGGGAGAATAAACTCTAtgccaaattcaagaagtgtgaattttggttaaGGAGTGTGGCATTCTTGGGACACATTATCTCAGCAGCCGGAGTCTCAGTGGATCCCAAGAAAGTTGAAGCAATAACAGACTGGCCCAGACCCAAGTCAGTGACCGAAATTCGAAGCTTCCTGGGGTTGGCTGGCTATTATCGAAAATTTGTAGAAGGATTTTCCTCAATAGCTATACCTCTTACAAAACTCACCCAGAAGAACGTAAAGTTCGATTGGAATGAAGACTGTGAAAAGAGTTTCGGGACCTTGAAAGAAAGGTTAGCATCTACACCAGTACTAGTGCTACCTGAGGAAGGAAAAGATTTTGCAATTTATAGTGATGCATCAAAGGAAGGTTTGGGATGCGTGCTAATGCAAGAAGGGAGAGTGATCTCCTACGCATCTAGAAAATTGAAACCTCATGAGAAAAACTACCCcactcatgatcttgagttagcagcagtggtgttCGCCCTGAAAATTTGGAGACATTACCTCTACGGTGCCAAGTGTgaaattttcactgatcaccaaagtctcaaatatttattcacGCAGAAGgatctgaatatgagacaaagaagatggatcGAACTCTTAAAAGATTATGATCTAATCAtaagctaccatccaggtaaggccAATAAAGTGGCTGACGCCTTGAGTCGAAAGAACATGAGCAAGAATATTTTAGCTTCATTAACGGCACAACCTTGTCTTCGTGAAACAGTCAAGTTGAGCCAAGACCTAGATCCGTCGTTGGCTAAGTTCAAGGAGCAAATCAAGGAGGGAAAATTACCAGACTTTCAAGTGAATGACAAAGGAGTCCTTTGGATGAAAGGACGTTTGTGGGTACCAGACGTCAATGATCTTCGGAATGAAGTCATGTCTGAAGCACACAAGTCGAAGTTTTCAGTACATCCGgggagtacaaagatgtatAAAGATCTAAAAGGAAATTTTTGGTGGATGGAATGAAGAAGGATGTCGCAGAATTCGTCTCTAAGTGTCAAGTATGCCAACAGGTTAAAGCAGAACATCAGCGACCTGGAGGGCTACTACAACCATTAAAAAtaccggaatggaaatgggagcacatttccatggattttgtggtGGGACTCCCTGAATCAAAACAGAGGCATGATGGTATTTGGGTTATCGTAGATAGACTCACAAAATCTGCGCATTTCCTACCGGTACGCATGAAATATAGTTTGGACAAATTAGTTACGCTATATATGGATAATATAGTACGGCTACATGGAGTTCCAGTCAGTATCTTGTCTGACCGAGATCCAAGATTTGTATCGCGCTTTTGGAAGAGCTTTCAGCAAGCTATGGGGAGTAAAGTCACACTCAGTACGACTTATCACCCTCAAACTGATGGCCAAACTGAGAGGACAATCCAAACCCTCGAAGATATGTTGCGGGCATGTGCCCTGGATTTCAGCAGCAATTGGAGCGAACATTTACCTTTAATTGAGtttgcttacaacaacagctaccatAGCAGCATTGGAATGGCTCCGTATGAAGCACTGTATGGGAGAAAATGTCGTTctcctctttattgggatgaAGTCGGAGAAAAGGCTGTCATCGGACCCGAAATTATTCAAGAGACAGTAGAAAAGGTTGCAATAACCAAGGAGAAACTTAAAACTGCACAAGATCGTCAGAAAAGTTGGGCAGACTTGAAAAGAAGACATGTCGCATTTGAAGTGGGTGAAAAAGCTTATGTCAAACtttcacctatgaagggagtcgTACGTTTTTGCAGAGCTGGAAAATTAAATCCGCGATATGTGGGACCATTTGAAATTCTCGACAAAGTGGGAACATTGGCatatcgactagctttaccaCCTTCTATGTCAAGGGTCCACAATGTATTTCATGTTTCTCAACTAAGAAAATACATTCCCAACCCAAGTCATATTTTGGAAGCCGAACCATTAGTGACGGATGGTAATCTGAATGAGGAGCTGAAGTACAACGAAGTTCCTATACGAATCGTGGATACCATGGACCAAGTTCTTAGGCGAAGGACTATCCCTTATGTCAAAATTCAATGGTCAAATCACACTGAAAGAGAAGCTACATGGGAGTTGGAGGAGAAGATGCGGGAGAAGTATCCATACTTATTCGAAGAACaaagttaatttaagtttcgAGAACGAAACTTCCAATAAGGAGGGAAGGATGTGAAGACCGTAATTTTCCTTAAGGTTAACATTTTTAATTTActaattattttgtttattaatgTATTTGTGATAATTAGTATTAGATATTGTTGgagatataattataatattgggTATcctgttaaatatattattaagatAGGTGATCAAGATCTAGGTGTGATCAAATCTTGGGAGATAGATTTGTTTTCAAACTTTGAAAGTCTTAATCCTActttatcattattattttttttgtgccTATAAATACAGACTCAACACGTTCAGAAATCTGTCAAATCCTTCTCTCTGTTTTCGGCAC
It encodes:
- the LOC140886931 gene encoding uncharacterized protein; translation: MLMIRLKLLLTKFLIQSTLKQKEPPTKLRKKSSLDKCYKKSKEMAGRHPRTCNNNRGDDANPPPGINLSREDLAAIAAIVATTLQGMGNTNGNGNPPPPPPAQNGVKFHYESLRKNRTEMFKGDADSEVGRNWMKKMEDQLRLLEVPEALKVEVTIPFLEDKARKWWEAVSPAMLAAGAITWQQFRTAFLKQYFPAEVRIQKLSEFENIIQTSDMTVVEYTSKFNELGSYAPTIMGDDELKLHRFKKGLNSRIQSALAVFQPANFADLMGAAIRAESDIKRREDDFKSKRPLSGQSSAIGPTPKRPNQSGGSFKGTAPAPNRPMIKPCPTCNFRHEGECRRKTGACFNCGKLGHRMSDCPDPVKPRTGPNGSATQAQPKETKPNARVFAITQEEADEANEVVAGTILINTKPAYVLFDCGATHSFLSKRFAKKIGLISEELTEPLRVATPTNKIIETLKIHRKCKVCVCEQIFDADLVELNMVEFDVILGMDWLSRHHAVVNCRDKNVKLRTTNLEEIIFQGKTKTRKPLLSASQAWKAIKGREEVYLAMVSEVKEEPELQLEDLPIVREFPDVFPEELPGMVPDREIEFEIQLEPGAAPISKAPYRMAPAELKELKEQLQELLDKKQIRPSASPWGAPVLFVKKKDGSMRMCIDYRELNKITIKNKYPLPRIDDLFDQLKGATVFSKLDLRSGYHQLKVKTGDVQKTAFRTRYGHYEFLVMPFGLTNAPAAFMDLMNRVFKQFLDRFVVVFIDDILVYSPSEEDHKEHLRITLQTLRENKLYAKFKKCEFWLRSVAFLGHIISAAGVSVDPKKVEAITDWPRPKSVTEIRSFLGLAGYYRKFVEGFSSIAIPLTKLTQKNVKFDWNEDCEKSFGTLKERLASTPVLVLPEEGKDFAIYSDASKEGLGCVLMQEGRVISYASRKLKPHEKNYPTHDLELAAVVFALKIWRHYLYGAKCEIFTDHQSLKYLFTQKDLNMRQRRWIELLKDYDLIISYHPGKANKVADALSRKNMSKNILASLTAQPCLRETVKLSQDLDPSLAKFKEQIKEGKLPDFQVNDKGVLWMKGRLWVPDVNDLRNEVMSEAHKSKFSVHPGSTKMYKDLKGNFWWME